In the genome of Streptomyces sp. NBC_00259, the window CTGCGACGCCGCCGAACGTGCGGGCTTCCGCGTGGTGCGGGCCCGCTGGGCCGAGGCGTAGCGCCTCAGGCCCGCGGACGCGGGTGCTCACGCTCCCGGACGCGGATGCCTCACGCTCCCGGACGTGGATGCCTCACGCCCTTGGATGCGTCTGCCCTACGCCCTCTCGGACGCGGGTGCCTCAGACGTCGCCCTCTGCGTCCTCGAGGCGGAAACCGACCTTCAGGCCGACCTGGTAGTGCTCGATCTCGCCGTCCGCGATGTTGCCGCGCACCTGCGTCACCTCGAACCAGTCGAGGCTCCTCAGCGTCTGCTTGGCGCGGGCGATGCCGTTGCGGATGGCCTGGTCGACGCCCTCGTGCGAGGTGCCGACGATCTCAGTGACCCGGTAGGTGTGGTGGGACATGGGATCGCATTCCTCTCGGCCGTGTCAGTGGTTCCCCTCCACGTTGCCCCACCACGCCGAGGCGCGCGAGGCGTCGGCCACCGGCCGCCCGCCGTCGTCCCGGCCCACGGCCAGCCGCGACACGATGCGGTAGCGGTCGCCCCGGTACAGCGAGCGGACGTACTCCACGGGCCGGTCCGAGGCGTCGACGGTGACGCGGTCGAACAGCAGCGCGGGAGAGAGCACCGGCACGTCGAGCAGCCGCGCCTCGTCCTCGCCGAGCACGGTCGGCTCGATCGACTGCGTGGCGTGCGCCAGGCGGATCCCGAGGCGCTCGCGCAGATGGGCGTAGAACCCGCCCTCCATCTGCTCCGGCGACAGGCCCGGGACCAGGTCCGCCGGGATGTGCAGGTGCTCGAGGGCGATCGGCGCCCCGTCGACGAGCCGCAGCCGTGCCACGTACACCAGGGCGGTGGCGGAAGAGACCCGGAGCCTGCGCCCGACGCGGGCGCCGGCCCGGACGTCGCGCAGCTCCAGGACCCGGCTGGTCCACGCACCCGGAGCCCGCGGGGCCGTCCCCGGACGGTCCTCGGCGACGAGC includes:
- a CDS encoding dodecin, giving the protein MSHHTYRVTEIVGTSHEGVDQAIRNGIARAKQTLRSLDWFEVTQVRGNIADGEIEHYQVGLKVGFRLEDAEGDV